One window from the genome of Rhodocyclaceae bacterium encodes:
- the nthA gene encoding nitrile hydratase subunit alpha: MHDHPFDHYANRRPGRGHGHDHDHDAHHPIEEHDDGPPSEYEIMSRAMQELLEAKGIITADEVRERMEIFDEEFPYRGAMVVAHAWSDPAFKQRLLADGKAAISELGIGMEAERLIAVENTPEVHNVIVCTLCSCYPRTLLGMPPTWYKSDNYRARVVYEPRAVLKEFGTELPDDVTMRVHDSNADMRYIVVPMRPAGTEGWSEEKLAEMLTRDTLVGVTVPRVRKDSPGSA, translated from the coding sequence ATGCACGATCATCCGTTCGACCACTACGCCAACCGCCGCCCCGGTCGTGGCCATGGACATGACCATGACCACGATGCGCACCATCCGATAGAAGAGCACGACGACGGCCCTCCTTCGGAATACGAGATCATGAGCCGCGCCATGCAGGAGCTGCTCGAGGCGAAAGGCATCATCACCGCCGATGAAGTGCGCGAGCGCATGGAGATCTTCGACGAAGAGTTTCCGTACCGCGGCGCGATGGTGGTGGCGCACGCATGGAGCGATCCGGCATTCAAGCAGCGCCTGCTCGCCGACGGCAAGGCTGCCATCTCGGAACTGGGCATCGGCATGGAGGCCGAGCGCCTGATCGCGGTCGAGAACACCCCCGAGGTGCACAATGTCATCGTGTGCACGCTGTGTTCGTGCTATCCGCGAACCCTGCTCGGCATGCCGCCGACCTGGTACAAGAGCGACAACTACCGCGCACGGGTCGTCTACGAACCACGCGCAGTCCTGAAGGAATTCGGCACTGAACTGCCCGACGACGTGACGATGCGCGTGCACGATTCGAACGCCGACATGCGCTACATCGTGGTGCCCATGCGTCCGGCCGGCACCGAAGGCTGGAGCGAGGAAAAGCTCGCCGAGATGTTGACCCGGGACACGCTGGTGGGCGTGACCGTGCCGCGCGTTCGCAAGGATTCGCCTGGCAGTGCGTGA
- a CDS encoding nitrile hydratase subunit beta: protein MSAASAPSASGAPVDALSAYTPAPGHLYNVGDRVRIRRSYPPGHRRTPDYIKGKTGVIERICGAFPNPEELAYGFAGEPKKVLYRVRFMQNAVWPDYQGPTHDLIEMEIFEHWLEPA, encoded by the coding sequence ATGAGCGCGGCATCCGCGCCCTCCGCCTCCGGTGCGCCGGTCGACGCCCTGTCGGCCTACACGCCCGCGCCCGGGCATCTCTACAACGTGGGCGACCGGGTACGGATCCGGCGCAGCTATCCGCCAGGCCATCGCCGCACGCCCGATTACATCAAGGGCAAGACCGGCGTGATCGAGCGCATCTGCGGTGCCTTCCCCAACCCGGAAGAACTCGCCTACGGGTTCGCGGGCGAGCCGAAGAAGGTCCTCTACCGTGTGCGCTTCATGCAGAACGCTGTCTGGCCCGACTACCAGGGGCCGACGCACGATCTCATCGAGATGGAAATCTTCGAGCACTGGCTCGAGCCGGCCTGA
- a CDS encoding nitrile hydratase subunit beta, protein MSDTDHKRLAADIGGDRAGPVDTADHGMKFWEKQANAMRSTLSRKGITRTDELRRAAEELGERYAGLAYFERTTSALRTILIEKGLITEDELAAKMAEVRARFDVPRATQSPPAQPGGQ, encoded by the coding sequence ATGAGCGATACAGACCACAAGCGCCTGGCGGCCGACATCGGCGGCGACCGGGCCGGCCCGGTGGACACCGCAGACCACGGCATGAAGTTCTGGGAGAAGCAGGCGAACGCGATGCGTTCGACGCTGAGCCGCAAGGGCATCACGCGCACCGACGAGCTGCGCCGCGCGGCGGAAGAGCTCGGCGAGCGCTACGCCGGGCTGGCCTACTTCGAGCGCACGACCAGCGCGCTGCGCACCATCCTCATCGAGAAGGGCCTCATCACCGAGGACGAGCTCGCTGCGAAGATGGCTGAAGTACGGGCGCGCTTCGACGTACCGCGCGCTACGCAGTCCCCACCTGCGCAGCCGGGTGGTCAATGA